In the Victivallis sp. Marseille-Q1083 genome, one interval contains:
- the budA gene encoding acetolactate decarboxylase, producing the protein MKRIWTAGVCWAVLVILLAGCAGSDARITQIATIDSLLAGVYDGSATIGALKQYGTLGIGTLDKLDGEMLMLDGVVYQIRADGNVYLPGDDQTTPFAAVVDFRPEKVVELPEPVSLGVLLDRLDRQAPNRNGMVAIHLRGEFRRMRTRSVPAQQKPYRPLVEVTRHQPEFELGRISGDLVGFRLPAYVKGINVPGWHLHFISAGRQQGGHVLDFELDSGRLELAEIYDFRMILPRESDAFAAADLSVDRAGELHEAESAQVE; encoded by the coding sequence ATGAAACGGATTTGGACGGCGGGGGTGTGCTGGGCTGTTTTGGTCATTTTACTGGCCGGTTGTGCGGGCTCCGATGCCCGGATTACGCAGATCGCCACGATTGATTCGCTGCTGGCCGGCGTTTACGACGGTTCGGCGACAATCGGCGCTTTGAAGCAATATGGCACGCTGGGAATCGGCACGCTGGACAAGCTGGACGGCGAAATGCTGATGCTGGACGGCGTCGTCTATCAGATCCGCGCCGACGGCAACGTATATCTGCCCGGCGATGACCAGACCACGCCGTTCGCCGCTGTGGTCGATTTCCGGCCGGAAAAAGTCGTCGAATTGCCGGAGCCGGTGTCTTTGGGCGTTTTGCTCGATCGGCTTGACCGGCAGGCGCCCAACCGGAATGGCATGGTCGCCATTCATCTCCGGGGCGAATTTCGACGGATGCGGACCCGTTCGGTTCCGGCCCAGCAAAAGCCGTACCGGCCGCTGGTCGAAGTGACCAGGCATCAGCCGGAATTCGAACTCGGCAGGATAAGCGGCGATCTGGTCGGCTTCCGGCTGCCCGCCTATGTCAAAGGCATCAACGTACCGGGCTGGCACCTGCATTTTATCTCCGCCGGCCGGCAGCAGGGCGGGCATGTCCTGGATTTCGAACTGGACAGCGGCAGGCTGGAATTGGCCGAGATTTACGATTTCCGCATGATTCTGCCGCGGGAATCCGACGCTTTCGCCGCTGCCGACTTGAGTGTGGACCGGGCCGGGGAGCTTCATGAAGCCGAATCCGCCCAAGTGGAATAA
- a CDS encoding DUF6259 domain-containing protein, producing the protein MKNRWKKMLLAAMLAGSGSWAPAAPVEFGNERLQLRFNAPERGMGLLGVEDCAAKESFFVPAEPEKALLWQLEVTPPGEARVAAVVNNLTPASCSVERDGGTLRLKWEHIALDDVPDALDVTVDAAFDPSGRAVLTIRPELHSDAYTFNCLIFPAVRNAVRPAEQQRLLFPRGTLGSRLTVEPLQGVYPSCESQLQFFGVFGRTGGLYLGLHDGTAARKFFQLDEARSLWIWNYGINTTLPGQSSFPAYPVVLAPARSPWECCGIYRDWATEQVWARRGKWCDRTLPPGADNIALWLNLDGPPEPISRNFIAEAGRQERPLAVHWYNWNIYHFDQHYPDFFPPQPGFREAVEAMQRDGDFVVPYINGRLWDTALENYRQEGEPGAAKHADGTVQLEDYGSGTVLAAMCPTSEAYRRKIGRAVKTLVEEYGVKGVYVDQVAAAAPVLCYDAAHGHPLGGGGWWQQAYRAMFQPLAEQYEGKVYFATENGAEPYLDSFDAFLLWMAVWDNDFPSLPAVYGQYARYFCSPAEPEDDLPSFAALLSRCLLWDIQPGWLRWLHGTGREPDGEIRRRRDYVDRVVALRALAAEVLRDGVLVDEVRFVEPPEEIEVVFHRNGDYCRPPTPGRFASHYGTVRAAGDRQALLAAIAEISGTATETSFVLDPVRYGAAFAGRTVFRLFEDGRREAVGKAGEPIEVKLQPFDLQLYWLE; encoded by the coding sequence ATGAAAAATCGTTGGAAAAAGATGCTGCTGGCCGCGATGCTGGCCGGTTCCGGCAGTTGGGCGCCGGCGGCGCCGGTCGAATTCGGCAATGAACGATTGCAGTTGCGGTTCAATGCGCCGGAAAGAGGCATGGGATTGCTCGGCGTCGAAGACTGTGCGGCGAAAGAGAGTTTTTTCGTACCGGCGGAACCGGAAAAGGCGCTGTTGTGGCAGTTGGAGGTGACGCCGCCCGGCGAGGCCCGGGTGGCGGCGGTCGTCAACAACCTGACTCCGGCAAGCTGTTCGGTGGAGCGGGACGGCGGAACATTGCGGCTGAAATGGGAGCATATCGCGCTCGACGATGTGCCGGACGCGCTCGATGTCACGGTGGACGCGGCCTTCGACCCGTCCGGCCGGGCGGTCCTGACGATTCGGCCGGAGCTTCATTCCGACGCCTATACCTTCAATTGTCTGATTTTTCCGGCCGTCCGCAATGCCGTCCGGCCGGCGGAGCAACAACGGCTGTTGTTTCCGCGCGGCACGCTGGGAAGCCGGCTGACCGTCGAACCGCTGCAGGGCGTTTATCCGTCCTGTGAATCGCAACTGCAATTTTTCGGGGTGTTCGGCCGGACCGGCGGTCTCTACCTGGGCCTGCACGATGGCACGGCGGCGCGGAAATTTTTCCAGCTTGATGAGGCGCGCTCGCTGTGGATCTGGAATTACGGCATCAATACGACGCTGCCGGGACAATCATCGTTCCCGGCTTATCCGGTAGTGTTGGCGCCGGCCCGGTCGCCGTGGGAGTGCTGCGGTATTTATCGCGACTGGGCGACGGAACAAGTCTGGGCGCGGCGCGGCAAATGGTGCGACCGCACTTTGCCGCCGGGCGCCGACAACATTGCCCTGTGGCTGAATCTCGACGGACCGCCGGAACCGATCAGCCGCAACTTCATCGCGGAAGCCGGCCGGCAGGAACGGCCGCTGGCCGTCCACTGGTACAATTGGAACATTTACCATTTCGATCAGCATTATCCGGATTTTTTTCCGCCGCAGCCCGGTTTCCGGGAAGCGGTGGAAGCGATGCAGCGCGACGGCGATTTTGTCGTGCCCTATATCAACGGGCGGCTGTGGGATACCGCGCTGGAAAATTACCGGCAGGAAGGAGAACCCGGCGCTGCGAAACATGCCGACGGCACGGTTCAGCTTGAAGATTACGGCTCCGGCACGGTCCTGGCGGCGATGTGTCCGACTTCGGAAGCGTATCGCCGGAAAATCGGCCGGGCGGTGAAGACGCTGGTCGAAGAATATGGCGTCAAAGGCGTCTATGTCGATCAGGTCGCGGCGGCGGCTCCGGTGCTGTGCTACGATGCCGCGCACGGCCATCCGCTGGGCGGCGGCGGCTGGTGGCAGCAGGCTTATCGCGCAATGTTTCAGCCGCTGGCGGAACAGTATGAGGGAAAGGTCTATTTCGCCACCGAAAACGGCGCGGAACCTTATCTGGACAGTTTCGATGCTTTCCTGCTCTGGATGGCGGTGTGGGACAATGATTTTCCGTCACTGCCGGCGGTCTACGGCCAGTATGCCCGTTATTTCTGTTCGCCGGCGGAACCGGAGGATGACCTGCCGTCCTTTGCCGCCCTGTTGAGCCGTTGCCTGCTGTGGGATATCCAGCCCGGCTGGCTGCGCTGGCTGCATGGAACCGGCCGGGAACCGGACGGCGAAATCCGGCGGAGGCGGGATTACGTCGACCGGGTGGTCGCGTTGCGGGCGCTGGCGGCCGAGGTACTGCGCGACGGCGTATTGGTCGATGAGGTGCGGTTTGTCGAACCGCCGGAAGAAATCGAAGTCGTCTTTCACCGCAACGGCGACTATTGCCGGCCGCCGACGCCGGGCAGGTTCGCTTCCCATTACGGGACGGTCCGGGCCGCTGGGGACCGGCAGGCGCTGTTGGCGGCGATTGCCGAAATTTCCGGTACTGCGACGGAAACTTCGTTTGTTCTGGACCCGGTTCGCTATGGCGCGGCGTTCGCCGGCCGGACCGTGTTCCGCCTGTTCGAAGATGGCCGCCGGGAAGCGGTCGGCAAAGCCGGCGAACCGATCGAAGTGAAACTGCAGCCGTTCGACTTGCAGTTGTATTGGCTGGAATGA
- a CDS encoding GntR family transcriptional regulator, which produces MVFGNNLGRQTEVVKQAIVQYLWNERLEAGERMPSQAELCRMFQVGAATVTRAVQALEKEGVLEARRRVGIFVRTPRPAGHMASSVGIIGQMQDRVHSFNWLCSKYLQIYLRRNGCSCTEFPFEGSRMTDAEIMDFPGLQESLQQGLLQGIITLHNVSDATLGQLEAAGIPVCFLGSSSNSACGTVIDLLSLVDDGLQTLHEAGCRRPAVVIGALFQESKRQLEALLRHYRPQQPAAGILEDAKLEGGCNLARQLLAMPAAQRPDGLMVCDDFIAQHFFAELVRLQDVALEYWPLCVNVCNLQASLDFPCRELARYEVDIQEMAELVGSLMMRRLKDFEDGRMQLYRYLPGKSLKKYR; this is translated from the coding sequence ATGGTATTCGGCAACAATTTGGGCAGACAGACCGAAGTGGTCAAACAGGCGATCGTCCAGTACCTCTGGAACGAGCGGCTGGAGGCCGGGGAACGGATGCCTTCCCAGGCGGAACTGTGCCGGATGTTTCAGGTCGGGGCGGCGACGGTGACCCGGGCGGTGCAGGCGCTGGAAAAGGAAGGGGTGCTGGAGGCGCGCCGCCGGGTGGGCATTTTTGTCAGAACGCCGCGGCCGGCCGGGCATATGGCCAGTTCGGTCGGCATCATCGGCCAGATGCAGGACCGGGTGCATTCCTTCAACTGGCTCTGTTCGAAATATCTGCAGATTTACCTGCGGCGGAACGGCTGCAGTTGCACCGAATTTCCGTTCGAGGGCAGCCGGATGACCGATGCCGAGATCATGGATTTCCCGGGTTTGCAGGAGAGTTTGCAGCAGGGATTGCTGCAGGGAATCATCACCCTGCACAATGTATCGGATGCGACGCTCGGACAGCTGGAGGCTGCCGGCATTCCGGTCTGTTTTCTGGGGTCGTCCTCCAATTCCGCCTGCGGGACGGTGATCGATCTTCTTTCGCTGGTGGACGATGGACTGCAAACGCTGCACGAAGCCGGCTGCCGCCGCCCGGCCGTCGTTATCGGCGCGCTTTTTCAGGAGAGCAAGCGGCAGCTTGAGGCGCTTCTGCGGCATTACCGGCCGCAGCAGCCGGCCGCCGGCATTCTGGAAGACGCCAAACTGGAAGGCGGCTGCAACCTGGCGCGGCAGTTGCTGGCGATGCCGGCGGCACAGCGTCCGGACGGGTTGATGGTGTGCGACGATTTCATCGCGCAGCACTTCTTTGCCGAACTGGTTCGGCTGCAGGACGTGGCGCTGGAATACTGGCCGCTCTGCGTCAATGTCTGCAACCTCCAGGCGTCGCTGGATTTTCCCTGCCGCGAACTGGCGCGTTACGAAGTGGATATTCAGGAGATGGCCGAACTGGTCGGTTCACTGATGATGCGGCGCTTGAAAGATTTTGAAGACGGCCGAATGCAATTATACCGTTATTTACCCGGAAAGAGTTTGAAAAAATACCGATAA
- a CDS encoding type II secretion system protein: MRKKFTLIELLVVIAIIAILASMLLPALGKAKAAAQSIKCISNLKQLGLGHAFYQNDNDDWTMPASVTGVDAWDNAGGQRIYGQELIDSYGYGFALFNCPGAEASARDRDQLLQEKEFGYGVNLNSFGTTAWTDPWLTPHKLSEFDSFGGMATLIWCGDTLPTSVAVAQRGSGESCFLKCDSGVWPQNAAAGAYPITARHNQKANAVMLDGHAESVHYGSLDWDSIHWAPYNLGTGKLWWPDWL; encoded by the coding sequence ATGCGAAAAAAATTTACACTTATCGAACTGTTGGTCGTTATCGCGATCATCGCCATTCTGGCCAGCATGTTGTTGCCGGCGCTGGGCAAAGCCAAGGCGGCGGCGCAGAGCATCAAATGCATCAGTAACTTAAAACAGCTCGGTCTCGGCCACGCCTTTTACCAGAATGACAATGACGATTGGACGATGCCGGCCTCGGTTACCGGCGTCGACGCCTGGGACAATGCCGGCGGCCAACGGATTTACGGGCAGGAATTGATCGACAGTTACGGTTATGGATTTGCGTTGTTCAACTGCCCCGGCGCGGAAGCGTCGGCTCGGGACCGCGATCAGTTGCTGCAGGAGAAGGAGTTCGGTTACGGAGTCAATCTCAACAGTTTCGGCACGACCGCTTGGACTGATCCGTGGCTGACGCCGCACAAGCTTTCCGAATTCGATTCCTTCGGCGGCATGGCGACTTTGATCTGGTGCGGCGATACATTGCCGACTTCGGTGGCGGTGGCGCAGCGCGGCAGCGGGGAATCCTGCTTCCTGAAATGCGACAGCGGCGTTTGGCCGCAGAACGCCGCCGCCGGCGCTTATCCGATTACCGCCCGCCATAACCAGAAGGCCAACGCCGTCATGCTCGACGGCCATGCCGAATCCGTCCATTACGGCAGCCTGGATTGGGACAGCATCCACTGGGCGCCGTACAACCTCGGGACCGGCAAACTCTGGTGGCCGGACTGGCTGTGA
- a CDS encoding alpha-galactosidase, producing the protein MEETVWRKPQPCYQAVLSLNLPPEAAFMYRSANNMVPLASSSSLFAPPAFDGEYFSEDVIVVGDENSKQFVLAGALTAFRSLSYFSLVKRGRFHSILLKQPNIRPDEEPEKVVVLTGDDWRLLLQRYADLSARAMQVAPIRAAENVTGYCTWYYYYADVTERDLLDNLAALGDEQKRAEYPAQYVQIDDGYQTFQGDWLDQDSSWPTPLAEIGKRIRGAGMTGGIWLMPFLASSASRIFREHPDWFVQDIRNQPLVFNGWSPPPDNYWACLDATQPQVQAHLQNVFRTFRNWGFTLFKLDGLGFALPDGRRRDPDSTPVSAFRQGMQAIREAVPDCTLLGCGAPFMPCLGFVDHCRVSPDTARCWEPQHQPNNSVVNTGAPSIVNALHSTLTNWWMIDRWFRADPDVLMARQDNAFYTVGEARLSVLTGILTGISVTSDNLNTIAPDRLALLKKAVHFRLHGPCPHQWKPDSWPQVFLGTCRGRRAAAIFNDSNEAMQYSLAELGFAHTANEVLQDLGRIAGTLTLPPHDAALLIE; encoded by the coding sequence ATGGAAGAAACCGTATGGCGGAAGCCGCAGCCTTGTTATCAGGCCGTATTGTCGTTGAATCTGCCGCCGGAAGCGGCGTTTATGTACCGGTCGGCCAACAACATGGTGCCGCTGGCCTCCTCGTCGAGTCTGTTCGCGCCGCCGGCGTTCGACGGGGAATACTTCAGTGAGGATGTCATCGTCGTCGGCGATGAGAATTCAAAGCAGTTCGTGCTGGCCGGCGCTTTGACGGCCTTCCGGTCGCTCAGTTATTTTTCGCTGGTCAAACGCGGCCGTTTTCACTCCATCCTGCTGAAACAGCCGAATATCCGGCCGGACGAGGAGCCGGAGAAAGTCGTCGTCCTGACCGGCGACGACTGGCGGCTATTGCTGCAGCGCTATGCCGACCTTTCGGCGCGGGCGATGCAGGTGGCGCCGATTCGGGCGGCGGAAAATGTGACCGGCTACTGCACCTGGTATTACTATTATGCCGATGTGACCGAACGCGATCTGCTGGACAACCTCGCCGCGCTCGGCGATGAACAGAAGCGCGCCGAATATCCGGCCCAGTATGTGCAGATCGACGACGGCTATCAAACGTTTCAGGGCGACTGGCTCGACCAGGACAGCTCCTGGCCGACGCCGCTGGCCGAGATCGGCAAGCGGATTCGAGGAGCCGGCATGACCGGCGGGATCTGGCTGATGCCGTTTCTGGCCTCGTCGGCGAGCCGGATTTTCCGGGAACACCCGGACTGGTTTGTCCAGGACATTCGGAATCAGCCGCTGGTTTTCAACGGCTGGTCGCCGCCGCCGGACAACTATTGGGCCTGCCTCGACGCGACCCAGCCGCAGGTGCAGGCACACCTTCAAAATGTGTTCCGGACCTTCCGGAACTGGGGCTTTACGCTGTTCAAACTCGATGGCCTCGGTTTTGCCCTGCCGGACGGCCGCCGCCGCGATCCGGATTCGACGCCGGTCAGCGCGTTCCGGCAGGGAATGCAGGCGATCCGCGAAGCGGTGCCGGATTGCACGCTGCTCGGCTGCGGGGCGCCGTTCATGCCCTGCCTCGGTTTCGTCGATCACTGCCGGGTCAGTCCGGATACCGCCCGCTGTTGGGAACCGCAGCATCAGCCGAACAACAGCGTCGTCAATACCGGGGCGCCGAGTATCGTCAACGCGCTGCATTCGACTTTGACCAACTGGTGGATGATCGACCGCTGGTTCCGGGCGGACCCGGATGTATTGATGGCGCGGCAGGACAACGCCTTCTATACGGTCGGCGAAGCGCGGCTTTCGGTGCTGACCGGCATTCTGACCGGCATTTCGGTCACCAGCGACAACCTCAACACGATCGCGCCGGACCGGCTGGCGCTGTTGAAAAAAGCGGTTCATTTCCGGCTGCACGGGCCGTGTCCGCACCAGTGGAAGCCGGATTCCTGGCCGCAGGTTTTCCTCGGTACCTGCCGCGGGCGCCGGGCGGCGGCGATTTTCAACGATTCCAACGAGGCGATGCAGTATTCGCTGGCGGAGCTGGGATTCGCCCATACCGCCAATGAAGTGCTGCAGGATCTCGGCAGGATTGCCGGAACTTTGACGCTGCCGCCGCACGATGCCGCTTTGCTGATCGAATGA